In a single window of the Tigriopus californicus strain San Diego chromosome 2, Tcal_SD_v2.1, whole genome shotgun sequence genome:
- the LOC131892943 gene encoding solute carrier family 22 member 1-like, with translation MVVSVTTGPERASSPFQKETPLANFEDILSLVGGWCRYQKTVLIFFFVTCLFLAYASYTPVLFLYTPDHFCSVDQIWDSAGSKELSWDKEDLTNLLIPIDQSTGKRSQCQIYDIPTEKVGDLILFGKQNESHFGTIPCPHGWYYNTTGLFSSVITDMDWVCDDAWRGPFSQSIFSVGALFGTLILGYVADTFGRLSAWYAANLLLMVTGLVTPFMTEFIGFSTLRFLQGMSYDSFFSIFYVLAMECVSCDKRALIGNLALAVGMTVAGCYEPWVLYYLQDWKILNLILYAQVTVLMISPWFVFESIRWLASQGRIDEAYETLLKIVKVNGREIKPGLESQIKRVLANDEKTNIQKDGEEKEQPAFLDLVKTPNLRKNFIIMALVFMLTYGLFDANVRIIGNLDQSIYITFTISSFLELPADLLAIWGLDAIGRRWSAFISMFLSGIAMGVGALLTDYPLVVTIITMVGRFFITYALNTAMSILMEIVPTVVRGQGVAVARLMSCLSIFCSPYIVFTGTFHKSIPYIIIGVLNVLTAFLAILLPETAHEDLPDTLEDGRNFGKGQDFWHMPCLKKKN, from the exons atggttgTCTCAGTAACTACGGGGCCCGAAAGAGCATCCTCTCCCTTTCAGAAAGAGACAccattggccaattttgaggaCATATTGAGCTTAGTTGGAGGATGGTGTCGATATCAAAAGACAGTTttgatcttctttttcgtcACTTGCCTCTTTTTGGCGTACGCATCCTACacacctgttttatttctCTACACTCCAGACCATTTTTGCTcagtggatcaaatttgggaTTCCGCTGGAAGCAAAGAATTGTCATGGGACAAAGAGGACCTAACAAATCTGTTAATTCCAATAGATCAATCCACCGGAAAAAGGAGTCAATGTCAGATATACGACATCCCAACGGAAAAG GTGGGtgatttgattctttttggcaaacaaaatGAATCTCATTTCGGAACAATTCCTTGCCCACATGGGTGGTATTACAACACTACTGGCTTGTTCTCCTCGGTTATTACCGAT ATGGATTGGGTCTGCGATGATGCCTGGAGAGGCCCTTTCAGCCAATCCATATTTTCCGTGGGAGCACTGTTTGGCACACTCATTTTGGGTTATGTTGCTGATACTTTCGGAAGACTCTCTGCTTGGTATGCGGCCAATCTTTTGCTCATGGTCACCGGATTGGTCACTCCATTCATGACTGAATTCATAGGATTCTCGACTCTGAGATTCTTACAAGGAATGTCTTACGACAGTTTCTTTAGTATCTTCTACGTGTTAG CTATGGAGTGCGTGTCGTGTGACAAAAGAGCGTTGATCGGTAATTTGGCTCTGGCTGTTGGCATGACAGTGGCAGGATGCTACGAACCTTGGGTTTTGTACTACTTGCAAGACTGGAAAATCCTGAACCTCATTCTGTATGCGCAAGTAACGGTGCTCATGATCTCACCCTG GTTTGTATTTGAGTCGATTCGTTGGTTGGCAAGTCAAGGGAGAATTGACGAAGCTTACGAAACGCTCCTGAAGATTGTCAAAGTCAATGGACGGGAAATCAAACCAGGTCTGGAATCCCAAATTAAG CGAGTGTTAGCCAATGACGAGAAAACTAACATTCAGAAGGACGGTGAAGAAAAGGAGCAACCAGCTTTCCTGGATTTAGTCAAAACGCCCAACTTGCGAAAGAACTTCATCATCATGGCCTTGGTGTT CATGTTGACGTATGGGCTCTTTGACGCGAATGTCAGGATTATTGGGAACTTGGATCAAAGCATTTACATCACCTTCACCATTTCGTCCTTTTTGGAGCTCCCGGCGGACTTGCTAGCGATTTGGGGATTAGATGCGATTGGTAGACGATGGTCAGCTTTTAtatcaatgtttttgagcGGAATCGCAATGGGAGTAGGAGCCCTTCTTACAG ACTATCCTTTGGTTGTGACGATCATAACCATGGTTGGACGTTTCTTTATTACTTACGCCTTGAACACAGCCATGAGTATCCTCATGGAAATCGTGCCTACCGTGGTGAGAGGACAAGGCGTGGCTGTGGCCAGATTGATGTCATGTCTATCTATTTTCTGTTCACCATACATCGTGTTTACG GGTACCTTTCACAAAAGCATCCCATACATCATCATTGGGGTTCTGAACGTTTTGACTGCCTTCTTGGCCATCCTCTTACCTGAAACTGCTCATGAGGATCTCCCGGATACCTTAGAAGATGGAAGAAACTTTGGAAAGGGTCAAGATTTCTGGCATATGCCttgcttgaaaaagaagaactga